Proteins from one Oryza sativa Japonica Group chromosome 12, ASM3414082v1 genomic window:
- the LOC4351524 gene encoding pentatricopeptide repeat-containing protein At1g22960, mitochondrial: protein MLFSIHPCKSQAPAASAAAAAISGLRFVSSSSSSSSTALIPPPRTEESPFASLLASDPPPPEALREVLAAGDVHAALRGLPGLARQLFRWAEATPRGFPRCASAYAAVLVPLAEAKHLHAAHPVSVRAIHLGLLLPLVSLLLSFPTTVSLHYLLNLLLRLSTKFNTRARNPAPSTCSTLCLAAFREMAHHGVPPFIKECNLVLRALRDEARWDDMRSVYAEMLQLGIEPSIVTYNTLLDSFFREGRVDQAAKLLREMEARPGGCLPSDVTYNVVINGLARKGELEKAAQLVDRMRMSKKASAFTFNPLITGYFARGSVEKAGALQLEMENEGIVPTVVTYNTIIHGMFRSGNVEAARMKFVEMRAMGLLPDLITYNSLINGYCKAGNLKEALWLFGDLKRAGLAPSVLTYNILLDGYCRLGDLEEARRFKQEMVEQGCQPDVSTYTILMNGSRKVRNLAMVREFFDEMLSKGLQPDCFAYNTRISAELILGSTSEAFQLTEVMISRGISSDTVTYNIFLDGLCKSGNLKDAYVLWMKMVSDGLQPDCITYTCLIHAHCERGRLREARDIFDGMLVSGLPPSAVTYTVFIHAYCRRGNLYSAYGWFQKMLEEGVRPNEVTYNVLIHALCRMGRTNLAYQHFHEMLERGLSPNKYTYTLLIDGNCKEGNWEEAIRLYSEMHQHGIHPDHCTHNALFKGFDEGQSKHAIQYMENVVLGA, encoded by the coding sequence ATGCTCTTCTCCATCCACCCCTGCAAATCCCAAGCTCCtgccgcatccgccgccgccgccgccatctccggccTCCGCTTcgtctcctcgtcgtcgtcgtcgtcgtcgacggcgctgATTCCCCCGCCTCGGACAGAGGAGAGCCCGTTCGCGTCGCTGCTCGCGTCTGATCCCCCACCACCCGAGGCGCTCCGAGAGGTGCTCGCCGCTGGCGACGTCCACGCCGCGCTCCGCGGCCTCCCGGGCCTCGCGCGCCAGCTGTTCCGGTGGGCGGAGGCCACCCCGCGCGGCTTCCCGCGCTGCGCCTCCGCgtacgccgccgtcctcgtcccgcTCGCCGAGGCCAAGCACCTCCACGCCGCCCACCCCGTCTCCGTCCGCGCCATCCACCTcggccttctcctcccccttgtctccctcctcctctcctttcctaCCACCGTCTCCCTCCACTACCTCCTCAACCTCCTCCTGCGCCTGTCCACCAAGTTCAATACCCGAGCTCGCAACCCTGCGCCCTCCACCTGTTCGACGCTATGCCTTGCCGCTTTCCGTGAGATGGCGCACCACGGAGTTCCCCCTTTCATCAAGGAATGCAACCTCGTGCTCCGTGCGCTGCGTGATGAAGCCAGGTGGGATGACATGCGCTCGGTGTATGCAGAGATGCTTCAGCTTGGAATCGAGCCGAGCATTGTCACATACAACACGTTGTTGGATTCTTTCTTCAGGGAGGGTAGGGTGGATCAGGCTGCCAAGTTGCTCAGAGAGATGGAGGCCCGGCCTGGTGGATGCTTGCCGAGTGATGTCACATACAATGTGGTGATTAATGGGTTGGCCAGGAAAGGTGAGCTGGAGAAGGCAGCTCAGCTGGTTGACAGAATGCGGATGTCCAAGAAGGCGTCAGCTTTCACGTTTAATCCACTTATTACTGGGTATTTTGCAAGGGGTTCTGTTGAAAAGGCTGGAGCATTGCAGTTGGAGATGGAGAATGAGGGCATTGTACCCACGGTGGTGACATATAACACAATTATTCATGGAATGTTTAGAAGTGGTAATGTGGAGGCAGCTCGGATGAAGTTTGTGGAAATGAGAGCAATGGGATTACTTCCAGATTTGATTACATACAATTCTTTAATAAATGGGTATTGTAAGGCAGGGAATTTGAAGGAGGCACTTTGGTTATTTGGTGATTTGAAGCGTGCGGGGTTAGCCCCATCAGTTTTGACATATAACATTCTTTTAGATGGTTATTGTAGATTAGGTGATTTAGAGGAAGCTAGGAGATTCAAGCAGGAAATGGTAGAGCAGGGCTGTCAGCCTGATGTTTCTACATACACGATTCTCATGAATGGGTCTCGTAAGGTGAGGAATCTTGCGATGGTAAGAGAGTTCTTTGATGAAATGTTGAGCAAAGGTTTGCAGCCAGATTGCTTTGCCTATAATACAAGGATTTCTGCAGAGCTGATTCTAGGTTCTACTTCTGAGGCATTTCAGCTGACAGAGGTGATGATTTCAAGAGGAATTTCTTCTGATACAGTAACATACAATATTTTCCTTGATGGATTGTGCAAATCTGGTAACTTGAAAGATGCCTATGTGTTGTGGATGAAGATGGTCAGTGACGGTTTACAGCCTGACTGCATCACGTACACATGCTTGATTCACGCACATTGTGAAAGGGGGCGTCTGAGAGAAGCAAGGGATATTTTTGATGGAATGCTTGTAAGTGGGTTGCCACCTTCGGCTGTGACCTATACTGTTTTCATTCATGCATACTGTAGAAGAGGAAATCTTTACTCAGCATATGGTTGGTTTCAAAAGATGCTGGAGGAAGGAGTGCGACCTAATGAAGTAACATATAATGTGCTCATACATGCACTTTGCAGGATGGGGAGAACTAACTTAGCTTATCAGCATTTTCATGAGATGCTGGAAAGAGGATTGTCGCCAAACAAATACACGTACACTTTGCTGATTGATGGGAACTGTAAAGAAGGTAACTGGGAAGAGGCTATAAGGCTGTATTCTGAAATGCATCAGCATGGTATCCATCCAGATCACTGCACACATAATGCCTTGTTTAAGGGATTTGATGAAGGCCAGTCAAAACATGCAATTCAGTACATGGAGAATGTTGTTTTGGGTGCATAG